From the Bacillus carboniphilus genome, one window contains:
- a CDS encoding class I SAM-dependent methyltransferase → MGREFLDLFDEWAKDYDQAVIGKDPQYVEVFSNYEQILSEVANRSYGKVLEFGVGTGNLTKVLFDQGYDVVGIEPSTEMRKVAKQKLPAHIPIKEGDFLTFPLEKDVTTIVSSYAFHHLTDEEKEKAFNIYSSLLKKQGKVVFADTMFESDRAFTTIIEEAKEKGYNRLAEDLLSEYYTTIPNLKRIAEDTGFTVHFTQLNDFVWILDATKVKD, encoded by the coding sequence GTGGGACGGGAATTTTTAGACTTGTTTGATGAGTGGGCAAAAGATTATGATCAAGCAGTTATAGGTAAGGATCCCCAGTATGTAGAGGTTTTTTCAAACTATGAGCAAATCTTAAGTGAAGTAGCCAATCGTTCCTATGGAAAAGTTTTGGAATTTGGTGTAGGGACAGGTAACTTAACTAAAGTTTTATTTGACCAAGGTTATGATGTTGTAGGGATTGAGCCATCCACGGAGATGAGAAAGGTAGCAAAACAAAAACTTCCTGCGCATATTCCGATAAAAGAGGGCGACTTCTTAACATTTCCTTTAGAGAAAGACGTTACTACCATTGTAAGTAGTTATGCTTTTCATCATTTAACCGATGAGGAGAAAGAGAAAGCTTTCAACATATACTCGAGCCTTTTAAAAAAACAGGGGAAAGTTGTATTCGCTGATACTATGTTTGAATCGGATCGTGCTTTTACTACAATAATAGAAGAAGCGAAAGAAAAAGGGTATAATCGCCTAGCAGAGGATTTATTATCCGAGTATTATACAACGATACCAAACTTAAAAAGGATAGCTGAGGATACTGGCTTTACGGTTCATTTTACTCAGCTTAATGATTTTGTTTGGATCCTTGATGCAACGAAAGTGAAGGATTAA
- the mtnN gene encoding 5'-methylthioadenosine/S-adenosylhomocysteine nucleosidase, with amino-acid sequence MKVAIIGAMEEEVVILRERMTDTTVLNVAGCEFTEGTLEGVQVILSKSGIGKVNAAMSTSLLLQIYKPDFVLNTGSAGGFNPELEVGDLVISTEVRHHDVDVTVFNYEYGQVPGLPAAFVADERLITIAEKVAKNMKDVQTVKGLIATGDSFMNDPERVRFVREKFPALQASEMEAAAIAQVSHLFGVPFLIIRALSDIAGQESNVSFEQFLDKAAKHSAELIVNIIKEI; translated from the coding sequence ATGAAAGTAGCAATTATCGGAGCAATGGAAGAAGAAGTCGTTATATTAAGAGAAAGAATGACAGATACAACTGTGTTAAATGTAGCAGGTTGTGAGTTTACAGAAGGTACTCTAGAAGGTGTTCAGGTCATTCTGTCCAAATCAGGTATTGGAAAAGTAAATGCAGCCATGTCCACTTCGCTTTTACTACAAATATATAAACCAGATTTTGTTTTAAACACTGGCTCTGCTGGAGGTTTTAATCCTGAGCTTGAGGTTGGAGATTTAGTCATTTCAACTGAAGTTCGTCACCATGACGTTGATGTGACTGTTTTTAATTATGAATATGGTCAAGTACCGGGTCTTCCAGCCGCTTTTGTTGCGGATGAAAGACTCATTACGATTGCTGAGAAAGTAGCTAAAAATATGAAGGATGTTCAAACTGTTAAGGGTCTAATTGCAACAGGTGATTCGTTTATGAACGACCCTGAGAGAGTGCGATTCGTTAGAGAAAAGTTCCCAGCTTTACAAGCTTCTGAAATGGAAGCAGCAGCGATTGCACAAGTTTCTCATTTGTTTGGAGTGCCATTTCTAATCATTCGAGCACTTTCAGATATCGCTGGTCAGGAGTCTAATGTTTCATTTGAACAATTCCTCGATAAAGCTGCAAAGCATTCAGCAGAACTAATAGTGAATATCATCAAAGAGATTTAA
- the cysK gene encoding cysteine synthase A, producing the protein MNIYKNVHELIGNTPVVEITQFSLPKGVRLFAKLEFYNPGGSIKDRLGMGLLQDAEKKGLLKRGGTIIEPTAGNTGIGLSLAALNKGYQVIVCVPEKFSVEKQELMKALGAKIIHTPTEQGMRGAIQKAKELSELTPNSFSPSQFANPANPETYYKTLGPELWSQLNGEIDIFIAGAGTGGTFMGTSQFLKEQNPKIKTVIVEPEGSILNGGEPGPHKTEGIGMEFIPEYMDKNLFDAIHTVDDEAAFRAVKELARKEGLLVGSSSGAALCAALREAENLHTEANIVTIFPDSSERYLSKKIYEGGI; encoded by the coding sequence TTGAACATTTATAAAAATGTACATGAGTTAATCGGGAATACCCCTGTTGTTGAAATTACTCAATTTTCTTTGCCGAAAGGTGTAAGACTCTTCGCTAAATTAGAGTTTTATAACCCTGGAGGAAGTATCAAGGACCGTTTGGGAATGGGGCTTTTACAAGATGCGGAGAAAAAGGGGTTACTGAAACGAGGGGGGACGATTATCGAGCCAACAGCTGGAAATACAGGGATTGGCTTATCTCTTGCTGCTCTGAATAAAGGGTATCAAGTCATCGTTTGTGTTCCGGAAAAATTCAGTGTTGAAAAACAGGAACTGATGAAGGCTTTAGGGGCCAAGATTATTCATACTCCTACAGAACAAGGGATGAGGGGAGCTATTCAAAAAGCAAAGGAGTTAAGTGAATTAACGCCAAATTCCTTTTCACCAAGCCAGTTTGCTAACCCTGCAAACCCAGAAACCTACTATAAAACTCTCGGACCGGAGCTTTGGTCTCAACTTAATGGAGAGATAGATATATTTATAGCGGGTGCCGGAACGGGTGGAACTTTTATGGGGACATCACAATTTCTAAAAGAACAAAATCCAAAAATTAAAACGGTGATTGTTGAGCCAGAAGGATCGATATTAAATGGGGGAGAGCCTGGCCCTCATAAAACAGAAGGGATCGGAATGGAATTTATCCCTGAATACATGGACAAAAACCTATTTGATGCTATTCATACTGTTGACGACGAAGCTGCCTTTAGAGCTGTAAAGGAATTAGCACGAAAAGAAGGGCTATTAGTAGGAAGTTCATCGGGAGCAGCCCTTTGTGCAGCCTTGCGTGAAGCAGAGAACCTTCACACTGAAGCAAACATTGTAACGATCTTTCCTGATAGTAGTGAAAGATATCTTAGTAAAAAAATATATGAAGGTGGGATTTAG
- a CDS encoding bifunctional cystathionine gamma-lyase/homocysteine desulfhydrase, whose product MRKKTQLIHGGIVGDEQTGAVSVPIYQVSTYKQEAVGKHKGYEYSRTGNPTRHALEELIKDLEGGVAGFAFGSGMAAITATVMLFNSGDHIILTDDVYGGTYRVMNKVLNRFGIESTFVDTSDVENIKKALKPNTKALYIETPTNPLLKITDIEAVSNWAKSEDLLTIVDNTFSTPYWQNPIKLGADIVLHSATKYLGGHSDVVAGLVVVNDNKLAEDLHFIQNSTGGVLGPQDSWLLIRGIKTLGVRMEEHETNTNKIVEFLSTHPKVEKIYYPGLPSHPYHEIAQKQGSGFGGMLSFDVGSEEAADKLLAKIKYFTLAESLGAVESLISVPAKMTHASIPPERRQELGITDGLVRISVGLEDVEDLIEDLKQALEL is encoded by the coding sequence ATGAGGAAAAAAACCCAACTCATTCATGGAGGAATTGTCGGGGATGAACAAACAGGAGCAGTGTCGGTCCCGATTTATCAAGTAAGTACTTACAAACAAGAAGCAGTAGGGAAGCATAAAGGCTATGAATATTCTAGAACAGGGAATCCAACAAGACATGCTCTTGAGGAACTCATAAAAGATCTTGAGGGTGGTGTAGCTGGATTTGCATTTGGATCGGGGATGGCAGCCATTACTGCAACTGTTATGCTATTTAACTCAGGAGACCATATCATATTAACCGATGATGTGTACGGTGGGACCTACCGAGTTATGAATAAGGTATTAAATCGTTTTGGAATAGAATCTACCTTTGTTGACACAAGTGATGTAGAGAACATAAAGAAAGCGTTAAAACCTAATACTAAAGCACTTTATATTGAAACACCTACGAACCCTCTACTTAAAATTACAGATATTGAGGCAGTATCGAATTGGGCGAAATCTGAGGACCTATTAACTATTGTAGACAATACGTTCTCCACTCCGTATTGGCAAAATCCTATCAAACTTGGAGCAGACATTGTCCTTCATAGTGCAACAAAGTATTTAGGCGGTCATAGTGATGTTGTGGCAGGTTTAGTGGTTGTGAATGATAACAAGTTAGCAGAAGATCTTCATTTTATTCAAAATTCAACTGGTGGGGTATTAGGACCACAAGATTCATGGCTTCTTATAAGAGGAATAAAAACACTTGGTGTAAGAATGGAAGAGCATGAAACAAATACGAATAAAATAGTAGAGTTTTTATCTACACATCCAAAAGTGGAGAAGATTTACTATCCAGGATTACCTAGCCATCCATACCATGAGATTGCACAAAAACAAGGAAGTGGTTTTGGTGGGATGTTATCTTTTGACGTTGGTAGTGAAGAAGCAGCAGACAAGTTGTTAGCTAAGATTAAGTACTTTACTTTGGCTGAAAGTTTAGGTGCTGTTGAAAGCTTAATTTCGGTACCGGCTAAGATGACTCATGCTTCGATTCCACCTGAGCGACGCCAAGAGTTAGGGATTACAGATGGTCTGGTTAGAATTTCTGTAGGTCTTGAAGATGTAGAGGACTTAATCGAAGACTTGAAACAAGCATTGGAATTATAA
- a CDS encoding YrhC family protein: MKKQMKDLQGKVEDYQRFAYILLAVSGFFYFGAVIPTIQKTEFVLTLLMVGTLVMIVAATASLLYAKRCKSTLLQLEEEQNINN, translated from the coding sequence ATGAAAAAACAGATGAAAGATCTTCAAGGGAAAGTTGAGGATTATCAAAGGTTTGCCTATATATTGTTAGCTGTTAGTGGTTTTTTCTATTTCGGAGCTGTAATCCCTACCATTCAAAAAACTGAGTTTGTGTTAACATTGCTCATGGTAGGTACTCTTGTTATGATTGTAGCTGCAACAGCCAGTTTACTATACGCTAAACGTTGTAAAAGTACTCTTCTTCAATTAGAGGAAGAACAAAATATAAATAATTAA
- a CDS encoding YrzI family small protein: MTFQFLFFTITVQKRKKTVEQYRREAQVQEIYDEMKYRYLEHFTRIG, translated from the coding sequence ATGACATTTCAATTTTTATTCTTTACGATTACTGTTCAGAAGCGTAAAAAAACCGTGGAACAGTACAGACGTGAAGCACAAGTTCAAGAAATCTACGATGAAATGAAATATCGTTACCTTGAACATTTTACCCGTATTGGTTAA
- the sigK gene encoding RNA polymerase sporulation sigma factor SigK: MSGIIAALSYLMKELIFLVSYVKNNAFPQPLSASEERKYLRKMAEGDEEARNLLIEHNLRLVAHIVKKFENTGEDVEDLISIGTIGLIKAIESYSEGKGTKLATYAARCIENEILMHLRALKKTKKDVSLHDPIGQDKEGNEISLIDVLKSESEDVIETIQLNMELEKVKEYIDVLDGREKEVIVGRFGLDLQKEKTQREIAKELGISRSYVSRIEKRALMKMFHEFYRAEKEKKGK, encoded by the coding sequence ATGTCTGGTATCATAGCAGCATTGTCCTACTTAATGAAGGAGCTTATTTTTCTTGTTTCTTATGTGAAAAATAATGCCTTTCCACAGCCCTTATCTGCTAGTGAAGAAAGGAAATACTTACGCAAAATGGCAGAAGGGGATGAGGAAGCCAGAAACCTGTTAATCGAGCATAATCTAAGGCTAGTGGCTCATATTGTAAAAAAATTTGAAAATACTGGCGAGGATGTTGAGGATCTCATCTCAATTGGAACCATTGGTTTAATCAAAGCTATCGAAAGTTATTCGGAAGGCAAGGGAACAAAGCTTGCTACCTATGCTGCTCGTTGTATTGAAAATGAAATACTTATGCACCTTCGTGCACTAAAGAAAACGAAAAAAGATGTTTCTTTACATGACCCTATTGGTCAGGATAAGGAAGGAAATGAAATCAGTTTAATTGATGTTTTAAAATCTGAATCAGAAGACGTAATCGAAACCATCCAGTTAAATATGGAGCTTGAAAAAGTGAAGGAATATATTGATGTCTTGGATGGGCGAGAAAAAGAAGTGATTGTTGGACGCTTTGGCCTTGATCTTCAAAAGGAAAAGACACAAAGAGAAATAGCAAAAGAACTAGGTATTTCAAGAAGCTATGTTTCTAGAATTGAGAAGAGAGCACTTATGAAAATGTTTCATGAGTTTTACCGTGCTGAAAAAGAAAAAAAGGGTAAATAG
- a CDS encoding F510_1955 family glycosylhydrolase: MRKWTIFTFSILFLASCSADDSTPKEDTQQETIENSEESNQPFLVETDELTIEHVHGIGYNDENELLVATHNGIKVYRDVSASWFETTKNLHDYMGFQVTKDGFYSSGHPNNDSSLKDPLGLIKADQYGEELNLIKFHGESDFHFLGASYSGQDVYIINEQANSSLNTGFYHSSDGGGDWNKPIMAGFDADTYGMIAVHPSNGEMVALATREGLFVSENAGDTFSKWTEGMITALAFSEEEIIYATVSDEGDIGLHSFNLSNKKSTPLPIPYLDYDNPITYIAVSQQNPNQFSIVTYDPDILQTTDRGENWKPLIQDGKM; encoded by the coding sequence ATGAGAAAATGGACAATTTTTACTTTTAGCATTCTGTTCCTTGCCTCCTGTTCGGCAGACGACAGTACTCCAAAGGAGGACACACAACAGGAAACCATAGAAAACTCTGAAGAATCCAACCAACCATTTTTAGTTGAGACGGATGAATTAACGATAGAACATGTTCATGGAATTGGATATAACGATGAAAATGAACTCCTGGTTGCTACACATAACGGAATTAAAGTTTATCGAGATGTATCTGCTTCCTGGTTTGAGACCACGAAAAACCTCCATGATTATATGGGCTTTCAAGTGACGAAGGACGGCTTTTATTCAAGCGGTCACCCTAATAATGACTCATCCTTAAAAGATCCTCTTGGACTCATTAAGGCTGACCAATACGGAGAGGAACTTAACCTTATTAAATTCCACGGAGAATCCGATTTTCATTTTTTAGGAGCGAGTTATTCTGGTCAAGATGTCTATATCATCAATGAACAGGCAAATTCATCACTAAACACAGGCTTCTACCATTCTTCAGATGGAGGAGGGGACTGGAATAAACCCATTATGGCAGGTTTCGATGCGGATACATATGGCATGATAGCTGTACACCCTTCTAACGGAGAAATGGTTGCTTTAGCAACCAGAGAAGGTCTCTTTGTTTCCGAAAATGCTGGAGATACCTTTTCTAAATGGACGGAAGGTATGATTACAGCCCTTGCTTTTTCGGAAGAGGAAATAATTTATGCAACGGTTAGTGATGAGGGAGATATTGGACTTCACAGTTTCAATTTGAGTAATAAAAAATCCACCCCATTACCCATTCCATACTTGGATTATGATAATCCTATTACTTACATTGCGGTTTCTCAACAAAACCCAAACCAATTCTCCATAGTTACCTATGACCCAGATATCCTTCAAACAACAGACCGTGGAGAAAACTGGAAGCCTTTAATACAAGATGGAAAAATGTAA
- a CDS encoding M3 family oligoendopeptidase, with protein MTKTVYAETWDLDVFFPGGSKSEEFKQYIEELKGKVQSFSDQVKTLEVSGGASETKGLEGVLQAFSKVAYSMRQAGAFISCLTAQDTTDDKAVEWRGTLTNLSASFQTSLTTLDQRLTQYEDGVWEELLKKAPFTEIAFVLDERRQKAKEKLSLEQESLINSLSVDGYHGWGQFYDQIVKNIQIPFKENGETKLLSVGQASNKFSNGDREVRKQVFEDWEKAWADQGDYLSNTLNHLAGFRLQVYKHRGWEEVLKEPLSINRMEKKTLDAMWESIVEHKKHLVKYLERKAELLGVEKLNWYDLNAPIGSSESSVTYQEGADFIIENFKDFGEELTAFTQKAFEDRWIEAEDRPGKRPGGFCTGFPESGQSRIFMTFSGTPSNVSTLAHELGHAFHSYAMKDVHPLNKSYAMNVAETASTFAEAIVSDASVKTASTHEEKLALLEDKLQRSVALLMNIHARFLFETRFYEERKNGNVSYNRLNEIMLEAQKEAYCDSLGEYHPLFWASKLHFYITGVPFYNFPYTFGFLFSMGIYQRALEEGQGFEQKYIALLKDTASMTVEDLAKKHLNVDLTEKDFWEDAIKPVVKDVEDFLEMTK; from the coding sequence TTGACAAAAACAGTTTACGCAGAAACATGGGACTTAGATGTCTTTTTCCCTGGAGGCAGTAAGTCTGAAGAATTTAAACAATACATAGAAGAACTAAAGGGAAAAGTTCAGTCTTTTTCAGATCAAGTAAAGACTTTAGAGGTTTCAGGTGGTGCTTCAGAAACTAAAGGTTTAGAGGGTGTTCTTCAAGCTTTTTCAAAAGTTGCTTATAGCATGAGACAAGCAGGAGCATTCATTAGTTGTTTAACGGCTCAAGATACTACTGATGATAAAGCAGTAGAATGGAGAGGAACGTTAACAAACCTTAGTGCATCGTTTCAAACATCTTTAACTACTTTAGACCAGAGGTTAACTCAATATGAAGATGGTGTGTGGGAAGAATTATTAAAGAAAGCACCATTTACTGAGATTGCCTTTGTATTGGATGAGAGAAGACAAAAGGCAAAAGAAAAGCTTTCATTAGAGCAAGAATCACTTATTAACTCTTTAAGTGTAGATGGGTATCATGGGTGGGGTCAGTTCTATGACCAAATCGTTAAAAATATTCAAATTCCCTTTAAAGAAAATGGGGAAACAAAGCTACTTTCTGTTGGACAGGCATCCAATAAATTCTCTAACGGTGACCGTGAAGTCCGTAAACAAGTGTTTGAAGATTGGGAGAAGGCTTGGGCAGACCAAGGTGACTATTTGTCTAACACACTAAATCACTTAGCAGGTTTCCGCCTTCAGGTATATAAGCATAGAGGGTGGGAAGAAGTTCTAAAAGAACCACTTTCCATTAACCGCATGGAAAAGAAAACATTAGATGCTATGTGGGAATCTATTGTTGAACACAAGAAACACTTGGTCAAGTACTTAGAAAGAAAAGCAGAGTTACTAGGGGTGGAGAAGTTAAATTGGTATGATTTAAATGCACCAATTGGATCTAGTGAGTCTAGTGTTACCTATCAAGAAGGTGCCGATTTTATTATTGAAAACTTTAAAGATTTTGGTGAAGAGTTAACGGCATTCACTCAAAAGGCTTTTGAAGATCGCTGGATTGAGGCAGAAGATAGACCTGGTAAGAGACCAGGAGGATTCTGTACAGGCTTCCCTGAAAGTGGACAATCTCGTATCTTTATGACGTTCAGTGGTACACCTTCGAATGTATCAACATTAGCCCATGAGCTTGGACATGCTTTCCATAGTTATGCTATGAAGGATGTACATCCTTTGAATAAAAGCTATGCGATGAATGTAGCCGAAACAGCTTCTACTTTTGCTGAAGCAATTGTTAGTGATGCTTCCGTTAAAACTGCTAGCACACACGAGGAAAAGCTTGCTCTTCTTGAGGATAAGCTACAACGTTCTGTTGCGTTACTAATGAATATTCACGCACGTTTCTTATTTGAAACACGTTTCTATGAGGAAAGAAAGAACGGAAATGTATCCTATAATCGTTTAAATGAGATTATGTTAGAGGCTCAAAAAGAAGCATATTGTGACTCATTGGGTGAGTATCATCCATTGTTCTGGGCATCTAAACTACATTTTTATATTACAGGAGTACCGTTCTATAACTTCCCATACACATTCGGATTCTTGTTCTCTATGGGAATTTATCAAAGAGCCCTAGAAGAAGGACAAGGCTTTGAACAAAAGTATATTGCGCTATTAAAAGATACTGCATCTATGACTGTTGAGGATTTGGCAAAGAAACATTTAAATGTTGACTTAACAGAAAAAGATTTCTGGGAGGATGCAATAAAACCAGTGGTGAAAGATGTAGAAGATTTCTTAGAAATGACAAAATAA
- the pssA gene encoding CDP-diacylglycerol--serine O-phosphatidyltransferase, with protein sequence MFLTHVIDITVKKLKSQAANLITLSNLFLGSFAILYVTKGQLHLSLLLIFLAALMDRFDGITARKLQTESEFGKQLDSMCDIISFGIAPAMLLYQGVLNEFGSAGMFVTIFYISCGAIRLARFNISEQQGYFTGVPITVVGCIATLLFLLTSFIPGNAYLFIMVVLSLCMVSPFKVKKM encoded by the coding sequence TTGTTTTTAACCCACGTAATTGATATTACGGTAAAAAAGCTAAAGTCACAAGCTGCAAATCTTATTACACTATCTAATTTATTCCTTGGTTCATTCGCCATTCTATATGTAACAAAGGGACAATTACATCTTAGTTTACTTCTCATTTTTCTAGCTGCCCTCATGGACCGTTTTGACGGGATTACAGCTCGTAAGCTTCAAACAGAGTCAGAGTTTGGTAAACAATTAGATTCGATGTGTGATATTATTTCTTTTGGTATTGCCCCAGCGATGTTGCTATATCAAGGAGTACTGAATGAATTTGGTTCTGCAGGAATGTTTGTAACCATATTTTATATCAGCTGTGGTGCGATTCGATTAGCTCGTTTCAATATTTCTGAGCAACAAGGATATTTTACAGGAGTTCCGATTACTGTTGTAGGCTGTATAGCTACTCTTTTGTTCTTATTAACATCTTTTATTCCAGGAAATGCTTACTTATTTATAATGGTGGTTTTATCTCTTTGTATGGTTAGTCCATTTAAAGTAAAAAAAATGTAG
- a CDS encoding phosphatidylserine decarboxylase: MKEKLYRIMIELTNGPFTSKILQKFTQSKWSRRLIPLYMKTYNISSDELSLPLDAYPSLQEFFIRKLKDNARTITEGEKTIISPVDGVLEDWGNITPDTQMLVKGKPYSIEEMLGSKEKADEYAGGKFILLYLSPAHYHRIHSPLAGKVVSTYSLGSKSYPVNRLGISLGKSPLSKNFRLVSEFENEERKFALVKIGAMFVNSIEWTCKNENVIKGEELGYFSFGSSVVLLFPKGYMEIDQNLKRGTPVLMGTNIGRVK, translated from the coding sequence ATTAAAGAAAAACTATATCGCATCATGATCGAACTAACAAACGGGCCATTTACAAGTAAGATTTTACAAAAGTTTACACAATCAAAGTGGAGTCGTAGACTCATTCCATTATATATGAAAACGTATAATATTTCCTCTGACGAGCTTTCTCTGCCCCTAGATGCATACCCTTCTCTCCAAGAGTTCTTTATTCGAAAACTTAAAGATAACGCTAGAACCATTACTGAAGGGGAGAAAACGATTATTAGTCCAGTTGATGGAGTACTTGAAGACTGGGGTAACATTACACCTGATACTCAAATGTTGGTTAAAGGAAAGCCCTATTCCATTGAAGAAATGTTAGGTAGCAAAGAAAAGGCAGATGAATATGCAGGTGGAAAGTTCATTTTATTGTACCTTAGTCCAGCTCATTATCACCGGATTCATTCTCCCTTAGCCGGTAAAGTCGTATCAACATATTCTCTTGGTAGCAAATCGTATCCGGTAAATCGACTAGGCATTTCCCTAGGAAAGTCCCCTCTGTCAAAAAATTTCCGATTAGTTTCAGAATTTGAAAATGAGGAACGGAAATTTGCCCTTGTAAAAATAGGTGCGATGTTTGTAAATAGTATTGAATGGACATGTAAAAATGAAAACGTGATAAAGGGAGAAGAATTAGGTTACTTCTCATTTGGCTCTTCGGTTGTTTTATTGTTTCCAAAAGGTTATATGGAAATAGACCAGAATTTAAAAAGAGGAACACCTGTTTTAATGGGAACCAATATAGGACGGGTTAAATAG
- a CDS encoding sporulation histidine kinase inhibitor Sda — protein sequence MKKLSDQLLLESYYKARELNLSPEFIRLIETEIHRRSLTHQIKKSS from the coding sequence GTGAAAAAGTTATCCGATCAACTATTACTAGAGTCGTACTACAAAGCGCGAGAACTAAATTTAAGCCCTGAGTTTATTCGCCTCATTGAGACAGAAATACACCGTCGTTCTTTAACCCATCAAATTAAAAAGAGCTCATAA
- a CDS encoding YqeG family HAD IIIA-type phosphatase, translating into MKNEVDKVLTNFLPAEHVKDIFEITPDRLKEKGIKGIITDLDNTLVEWDRPNATPRLIEWFEEMKKNDILVTIVSNNQKERVRLFADPLHIPFIYQARKPMTKAFKKAVTSMNIKKEETVVIGDQLLTDVLGGNRAGFHTILVVPVAQSDGFFTRFNRIIERRILNILKRKGYIQWEDQS; encoded by the coding sequence ATGAAGAATGAGGTGGATAAAGTGCTAACAAACTTTTTACCAGCAGAGCACGTTAAGGATATATTTGAGATAACACCAGATAGATTGAAGGAAAAAGGGATTAAGGGTATCATTACCGATTTAGATAATACCTTAGTGGAATGGGATCGTCCGAATGCAACCCCCCGTTTAATTGAATGGTTTGAAGAAATGAAGAAGAATGACATTTTGGTAACGATCGTATCAAACAATCAAAAGGAAAGAGTTCGTTTGTTTGCAGATCCTTTACATATACCATTTATTTATCAGGCAAGAAAACCAATGACAAAGGCCTTTAAGAAGGCTGTTACAAGTATGAATATTAAAAAGGAAGAAACCGTAGTGATTGGTGATCAATTACTAACGGATGTGCTAGGAGGAAATCGAGCAGGGTTTCATACCATACTAGTCGTCCCAGTTGCTCAATCTGACGGTTTTTTTACTAGGTTTAACCGAATTATAGAAAGACGAATTTTAAATATATTAAAAAGAAAAGGTTATATCCAATGGGAGGATCAATCGTGA
- the yqeH gene encoding ribosome biogenesis GTPase YqeH, with translation MGGSIVTHSEEQIFSCIGCGVHIQTEDPNKMGYAPPSALEKEEIVCKRCFRLKHYNEVQDVELTDDDFLRMLHSISEDDALVVKIVDIFDFNGSWITGIQRFVGNNPVLLIGNKVDLLPKSVKHSKLIQWMKFQAKEMGLKPLDIALVSADRGKGMDEVLGVIDHFRKGRNVYVVGATNVGKSTFINKIIEKVAGEQNVITTSHFPGTTLDFIRIPFDDEQNMIDTPGIINRHQMAHVVGKKDLKTITPKKEIKPRVFQLNEGQTLFYGGLGRLDFLKGERHSFIHYFSNELNIHRTKLEKADELYKNHLGELLSPPDEESKEGFPPLVRHEFMISEDKTDIVFSGLGWVTIQEKGVKVAAYAPKGVSVLIRKSLI, from the coding sequence ATGGGAGGATCAATCGTGACACATTCAGAAGAACAAATTTTCAGCTGTATTGGTTGTGGAGTTCATATCCAAACGGAAGACCCCAACAAAATGGGATATGCACCTCCTTCTGCTTTAGAAAAAGAAGAAATTGTATGTAAACGTTGCTTCCGTTTAAAGCACTATAATGAGGTCCAAGATGTTGAACTAACTGATGATGATTTTCTTAGAATGCTCCATAGTATTAGTGAAGATGATGCTTTGGTTGTGAAAATTGTAGATATATTCGACTTCAATGGTAGTTGGATTACGGGTATTCAACGGTTTGTCGGAAATAATCCAGTTTTACTTATTGGAAACAAAGTAGACCTTCTCCCTAAGTCTGTAAAGCATTCCAAGCTAATTCAATGGATGAAATTCCAAGCCAAAGAAATGGGATTGAAGCCACTTGATATTGCTTTAGTAAGTGCCGACAGAGGTAAGGGTATGGATGAGGTACTAGGTGTAATTGATCACTTCCGCAAAGGAAGAAACGTCTACGTAGTTGGAGCTACTAATGTTGGGAAGTCTACTTTTATCAACAAAATTATTGAAAAAGTGGCTGGCGAACAAAATGTTATTACAACCTCCCACTTCCCAGGTACCACATTAGATTTCATTAGAATACCGTTTGATGATGAACAGAATATGATTGATACTCCAGGAATCATTAACCGTCATCAAATGGCTCACGTAGTTGGTAAGAAGGATTTGAAAACGATAACGCCTAAAAAGGAAATCAAACCAAGGGTTTTTCAGCTGAATGAAGGACAAACTCTGTTTTACGGTGGATTAGGAAGGCTTGATTTTCTGAAAGGTGAAAGGCATTCATTTATACATTACTTCTCTAATGAGTTAAATATACATCGGACGAAACTTGAAAAGGCAGATGAACTTTACAAAAACCATCTAGGTGAACTGTTATCTCCACCTGACGAAGAAAGTAAAGAGGGATTCCCTCCATTGGTAAGACACGAATTTATGATTTCAGAAGATAAGACAGATATTGTGTTCTCTGGTCTAGGATGGGTTACGATTCAAGAAAAAGGTGTAAAGGTAGCTGCATACGCGCCAAAAGGAGTATCTGTTCTGATTAGGAAATCGCTTATCTAA